The nucleotide sequence CGCAGTTGCCGCCCGCCGCGATGAACAGGGTGGTGCTGCCCACCCGCCCCATCAGCGCGGGCGGGGTGAGCCGCTGGCGCAGCGAGTTCGCGACGATGTTCCACAACGCGCTGTGCACCCCGAAGGCGAACAGCGCCACCCCGACCACCACGGCGTCGCGCGAGGCGGCCAGGGCCAGGTGCAGGCCGGCCTCGATCAGCAGGCCCACCCGCACCGTCCAGGTGGCGGTGATGGCGGCGATCAGCCGGTCGCCGACCGCCGACCCCAGCAGCCCGCCCACGGCCATGCAGGTGAACAGCGCCCCGTAGCCGACCGAGCCGAGGCCGAGCCGGTCGGTGGCGAGCAGCACCAGCACCGCGAGGGCGGCGGTCAGCGTGACGTTCAGCAGCCCGATCAGCAGGGCCATGGTCCGCAGCAGCCGCTGGGACAGCAGCCAGCGGAACCCCTCGGCGACCTCCGCCCGGACCGAGCGCCGCCCGCCCGCACCCGGCGCGCCCCGGTACGACCCGGCGAGCAGCCCGACGAGGACGGCGCTGAGCGCGTACGTGCCGGCATTCACGGCGAACGGGATGGCCGCGGCCACCACGAAGAGGAAGCCGCCCAGCGGGCCGGCGACCATGTTCTGCATGATCTGGGTGCCGCCGCCCAGCCAGCCGTTGGCCCGTTCCAGGCGGGACCGGGGCACCACCGCCGGCACGACCGCCTGGGCCGCGGTGCGGAACACCACCTCACCGGTGTTGACCACGAACAGCACCACGTAGAGCAGCGGCACACCGGCCCGGCCGGTGACCAGCGCGGCGGCCAGCACGGCCAGGGCGGCGACCCGCACCCAGTCGATGACCACCATGAGCCGGCGCCGGTCCACCCGGTCCACCAGCACCCCGCCGGGCAGCGCGAACAGCAGCCAGGGCAGCCAGGCCACGGCGGCGCCGGCCGACACGGTCAGCGGATCGTCGGTCTGCGAGGCCACGTAGAGCGGCGCGGCCACCGTGGCCATCCCACTGCCCAGCGCCGACATGGTGCTGGCCGTCCAGAGCCGGGCGAAGCGCCCGTCGAGCCGATCCGTCCCCGTCACGGCGAGGCAACCTACCAGCCCCGGAGCGTCACCCGAACCGGGTTTCCCGCCGTCGCGGCCGCGATGAAAGGATCAAGCATGCCCGTCACGAACCCCTGGCTCGCCGGCCCCGCGCCCACCGCCCGCCTCGACCGCGACCGCCTGGAGGAACGCATCCTCCACCTGCTCTCCACGCAGAACATGTGCGTGCTGGCCACCGCCGGCCCGGACGGGCCCCTCGCCACCCCCGTGCGCTACTTCCACCTGGACTTCACCCTGATGTTCACGGCGGTCGCCGACTCGCCGAAGATGCGCAACCTCGCCGCCGACCCGCGCGTCTCGATCGGCGTCTTCGCGCCCCTGGTCGGGCAGGCCAGCAGCCGCGGCGCCCAGGTCTTCGGCCGGGCCCGGGTGCTGCACCCCGGCGACCCCGGCTTCGACCGGCACTGGCCGGCGTACCGGTGGCAGTCCGACCACGTGGAGCGGTCCCGGTCCCTGGACGAGCCACCGGCCGGGCCGCTAGTGGTGGTGCCGGCCGAGCGGATCGTCTACACCGAACACTGGCTGCGCCGGGAGGGGTACGCGCCGCGCCAGTTCTGGCGGGCCGCCGGCCCCCGCTGAGCCGCCCGTGGCGGATCTCCTGTTTCCCGTACGCCTCGCCACCGGATGGATCACAGTGGTGGCGTGGTGGAGGAGGTGGCATGACGGGACTGCGGACCGACCTGTACGAGCTGCGGATGGCGGCCAGCTACCTGCGCCGCGGCATGACGGAGCAGGCCACGTTCAGCCTCTTCGTCCGCCGGCTGCCGCACCGGCGCGGGTTCCTGGTCGCCGCCGGGCTGGCCGAGGCGCTGGCGTTCCTGGAGGACTTCGCCTTCGACGACACCGAGCTGGGCCACCTGCGCGACGTCCTCGGGTTCGACGAGCCGGCCCTGACGGCCCTGGCCGGGCTGCGGTTCACCGGCGACGTGTGGGCCGTGCCGGAGGGTCGCGTGGTCTTCGCCGACGAGCCGCTGCTGGAGGTCACCGCGCCGATCGCCGAGGCACAGCTCGTGGAGACGGGCGTGCTGAACCTGATCACGTTCCACACGACGGTGGCCACCAAGGCGGCCCGCTGCCGGCTCGCCGCCGGCGGCGCACAGCTGGTCGACTTCGCGTTCCGGCGTACCCACGGGATCGAGGCCGGCGCGGGCGTGGCACGGGCGTCGGCCATCGCCGGCTTCGCCGCGACCAGCGACGTCGAGGCCGCCATGCGGTACGGGATCGCCCCGTCCGGGACCATGGCCCACTCGTACGTGGAGGCGTTCCCGGACGAGCGGGCGGCGTTCCGGGCGTTCGCGGCCGACTTCCCCACGAATCCGATCTTCCTGGTGGACACCTACGACACGCCCGCCGGAGTCCGGGCCGCCGTCGACGTCGTCACCGAACTCGGGTTGACCGGCCCGCTCGGCGTACGGCTCGACTCCGGCGACCTCGGGGCGCTGGCCCGGGAGGCCCGGGCGATCCTCGACGAGGCCGGGCTGCGGCAGGCCACGATCATCGCCAGCGGCAGCCTCGACGAGGACGTCATCGCGGGGCTCGTGGCGCAGGGCGCACCGATCGACGGGTACGGCGTGGGCACCAAGATGGGCGTCTCGTACGACGCGCCGTCGCTGGACAGCGCCTACAAGCTGGTCGCCTACGGTGACCGGCCGGTGCTGAAGCTGTCCCCGGGCAAAGCCACCCTGCCCGCCGCCAAGCAGGTCTTCCGTGCTCCGACCGGCGCGGCGGGAGACGTGGTGGGGCTGCGGGACGAGCCACCACCGGACGGCCGGGAGCCGCTGCTGGTGCAGGTCATGCGCGGTGGCCGCCGGCTCGACACCGCCGACCCCGCCGAGGCGGTCCGCGCCGCCCGTGGCCGCTTCGACGCCGATCTCGACTGGCTGCCGGAGCCGGCCCGCCGGCTGACCGACCCGGCGCCGCCAACCGTGACGGTCAGCCCGGCGCTGGCGGCGCTGCACGAGCGGGTGGCCGCGCGACTCGGGCGCCACTAGCCGGAACGACCCGGCCGGCCCGATGACGGCGACGGCCGGCGCATACTGCCCGGCATGCGCGTGCCGTTTCCCGAGCCCGGCCCGTCGTCGGACGTGCCGGCGCTGTTCCTCACCTACCTCGACTACTACCGGGACACCGTCGCCGATCGCGTCGCCGGGCTGACCGACGCGCAGGTCCGCACCGCCCTGGTGCCGTCCGGCTGGACGCCCGCCGAGCTGCTGAAGCACCTGGCCTTCATGGAGCGGCGCTGGCTGGTCTGGGGCTTCCTCGGCGAGCCGGTGCCGGACCCGTGGGGCGACCGGGCCGACGACCGCTGGCACGTGGCTCCCGGCGAGACCGTCGCCGGCCTGGTGGCCACGCTGCACGAGGGCGGACGGCGGACCCGGGAGATCGTCGAGGCCACCCCGCTGGACTCCCCCGCCGCCCTGGGCGGCCGGTTCACCGACCCGGCACGGCGTCCCACCCTCGCGGCGATCCTCTTCCACGTCCTTCAGGAGTACTCCCGGCACGCCGGCCATCTCGACATCGCCCGCGAGCTGGCCGACGGCCGGACCGGGGAATGATCGCCCGGCGCGGATGCATCCCCGTGCTGCCGTCCGGGCCCGCACACCCGCTAGGGCATCCTAGGAGGCTAGCCGTCTGGCCGAGGCTGGACAGGCAGCCGGATGGTTGCGTATGGTCGTGACAGGCAGCCGGATGGTTGCCTTTTGCGGGAAGGAAGCCGGGTGGACGACGTGTTCCGGGCGCTCGCCGACACCAGTCGGCGGCGGCTGCTCGACCGCCTCAACCTCCGCAACGGCCAGAGCCTGCGTGAGCTGAGCGCCGGCCTCGACATGACCCGGCAGTCGGTGAGCAAGCACCTGGCCGTGCTGGAGGCCGCCGGCCTCGTCACCACCACCCGACAGGGGCGGGAGAAGCTGCACCACCTCAACGCCGCCCCGATCAACGCCGTCGCGGACCGGTGGATCGGCCGGTACGACCGGGCGCGGGCACAGGCCCTCGCCGACCTGCGGACAGCATTGGAGGGGCAGCCCGTGACGAGCCCGACGTTCGTCTACACCACCTACATCCGCACCACCCCGGAGCGGCTCTGGACGGCGCTCACGGCGCCGGAGTTCACCCGCCGCTACTGGGGCGGTGTCACCCTGGTCTCCGACTGGCGGCCCGGCTCGCCCCTGCTCTGGCAGGACACACCGGACGCCGAGCCGAAGGATCTCGGGCAGCGGGTGCTGGAGGCCGAGCCCTACCGGCGGCTCGCGTACACCTGGCACGGCTTCCAGCCCGAGCACGCGGCGCACTTCGGCTGGTCCGACGAGGAGTTCGCCGCCCGGCTCGGCGAGCGCCGCTCGAAGGTGACCTTCGACCTCGCGCCGCACGGCGAGACCGTCCGGCTGACCGTCACCCACGACGACTTCTCGCCGGACAGCGAGATGCACCGGGCCATCAGCGGGCAGCTGACCGGCAGCGGCGGCTGGCCGGAGCTGCTGGCCAGCCTCAAGAGCCTGCTGGAGACCGGCGCGCCGCTGCCGGAGCCGGTGGCGGCCGACTGAGCCGGGGCTGCCCTCCCCCGTGGCGGCAGCCCCGGCCCGCCGGCTCAGCGGCGGGCGGTGCGCCGCAGCAGCGGCACGAGCACGGCGGCGGCCACCAGGTGCAGGGCGACCAGGGTGAGGGTCGCCGCCGTGCCCGCTCCCCCGCCCAGCGGGCCGAGCAGCGACACCAGCAGCACCAGCCCGGCCACGCCGGTCCACGCGGCGCGCGCCCGGGCCGTGAACCGCTCCAGCAGGGCCAGCAGCGCCCACGCCGCCAGGCCGGCGAGCAGGGTGCTGGCCCCGACCGCGACCGCGGTGACGGACTGTTCGGTCCCGCCGGTGCGTACGACCGGGTCGACTCCGGCCACGGGGACGGCGGCGACCCACCCGGTCAGGGTGGCCGCGGTGGTGGCGAGCACCGCCAGGGCGCGGTCGCGGCGGCGCGCCGGACGGGCGGCGGGGACGGCGGGGGCAATGGTGGTGTCCATCGGTGCGTACCTCCAGGAGCGGAATCGGTCACCAGGGACGCTAGGCCCGCGCCGGGGGCGAGCGGATCGCGCCGCGGACCGGTTCACGGCTCCGTCCCGGGGACCAGATCCGGCCCGGATCTCCGTCTGGCGACCGATGAGCCCGAGCCGGTACGCGGCCTAGCATCCGGGGCGTGAACTCCCGGCCTCACCCCCGTAACCTGCTGCTGCTCGACGGCGGCTTCGCCGCCGTGATGCTCACCATCGCCCTGGCCGTGCTGCTCGCCCCGGGCACGCCCCCGGCCTCGGCCGGCGGGACCGCCGCCGCGGCCGGCCTCGCCGCCGTGCAGGCCAGCTGTCTGCTGTGGATCCGCCGGCGACCGGGGTACGCGCTCGCGGTGGCCGCCCTGGCCGGTGTCGGGCTGGAGGTGCTCTGCCCCCCGCTCGGCTGGCTGGGCCTGGTCAACGTGCCGCTGGCCTACGTCGCCCGGCTCCGCCCGCCCCGGTTCTCGCTGGTCGCGCTGGGGCTGCTGCTCCTCCCCACGCCGTGGGAGCTGGTCACCGGCGGCTGGCGGGACCTGCTGTTCGCGTGGACCGCGCTGGGTCTCGGCTGGGCCCTCGGCGAGCTGCAACGGGGGCACTTCCAGCGCCGCCACGACCGGCAGCGCCAGGTGCTGGCCCGGGAGCGGGAGCGGATCTCCCGTGAGCTGCACGACGTGGTGGCGCACCACGTGGCGGTCATCGCCGTGCAGGCCGCCGCCGCCGAGGACGTCTTCGACGCGTACCCGGAGCGGGCCCGGGCCGCGCTCGGCGCGATCCACACGGCGGCCCGGTCGGCGCTCACCGAGCTGCGGTCGATGCTGCACGCGCTGGCCGCCGACGACGGCACGGATCCGGACGGGCCGCAGCCCGGCCTCGCGCAGCTCGACGCCCTCGCCGACGCCGTCCGGGCGGTGGGCCTGGAGGTCACATTGGACCGGGACGCCGGCGCCGAGGCCCTGCCCGGCGGGGTGCAGCTGTCGGCGTACCGGATCGTCCAGGAGTCGCTGACCAACGCGCTGCGGCACAGCCACGCCAGCCGGGCCGACGTCAGCGTCCGCTACGGTGACGGCGTGCTGAGCCTGGCGGTGGTCGACGACGGCACGGGCCCGCCGCGCCGCATCGGTGCGGGCGCGGGCCGGGGCATCGTGGGGATGCGCGAGCGGGCCCGGCTGCTGGGCGGCACGCTGGAGGCCGGTCCCCTGCCCTCCGGCGGGTTCCGCGTCGCCGCCCGCCTTCCCGTGGCGGCAGAGCGAGCCCCACGAACCGAGGTGGCACAGTGAGCGGGAGCGTCCGGGTGGTGATCGCGGACGACCAGGAGCTCATCCGCGCGGGGCTCGCGATGGTGATCGACGCGCGGCCCGACCTGACCGTGGTGGGCGAGGCCGCCGACGGGGTCGAGGCCGTGGCCGTGGCGAACCGGACCCGCCCCGACGTGGTGCTCATGGACGTGCGGATGCCCCGGCAGGACGGCATCGCCGCCACCCGCGAGCTGGTGTCCGGCGGCAACCCGGCGCGGGTGGTCATGCTCACGACCTTCGACCTCGACGAGCACGTGTACGCGGCGCTGCGCGCGGGTGCCAGCGCCTTCCTGCTCAAGGACACCCGCCCGGCCGACCTGGCCGAGGCGGTGCGGGTGGTGGCGCGGGGCGAGGCGCTGCTGGCGCCGACGGTGACCCGCCGGCTGCTGGACCGGTTCGCCGACCGGCTGCCCGGCGCGTCCGGCGATCGGGGGCGGCTCGCCGCACTCACCGCCCGCGAGGTGGAGGTGCTGACGCTCGCGGCGCGGGCACTGTCCAATGCGGAGATAGCCGAGCGGCTGTACCTGAGCACCGCCACCGTGAAGACGCACGTGTCCGCCATCCTCACGAAGCTCGGCCTGCGGGACCGGATCCAGGCGGTGGTCTTCGCCTACGACGTGGGCCTGGTCCGGCCCGAGCCGCCGCCCCGCTGACGTTCGCCCGGGTCCGGTCGACCACCCCAGCGCGGGCCGAACCGGACAGACGCGCCGGCACCGTCGGGACGGGACGTTCCACGCACGGCCGGACGAGCCGCCGTGCCCGGTGCCCGGGCTGGGCGGGCATGTCCGTCGCACCCGGGAGCGACCGGGAACACGTGACGACGGCGAAGATTTCTCAATTACGCCGAGTGACCGCCGCAACCCTCCTAGTGTTGGCCACACCGGTGCTAGTCACGGAGTTGGCCACCCGAACGACGTCCCACGCAGACAGCGGACGAAAAGTGAGGGAAGACGCGGATGAAGGCAAAGACAGTTCTCGGATCGGCGGCGGTCGGCGTGGGCCTCGGCACACTGCTGCTCCCGGCCGCCGCCCTCGCGGACACCACCGTCTCACCGGCCACCACCCCGGTCGGCGGGACCGTCGTGCTCACCACGACGTCGTGCAACCCGAAGGCGGGTGACGCGCTCTTCCGCGTCACCGGCCCGAACCGGGATCAGAACGTCAGATCCACGACCGCCGCGGCGGGCGGCGGCCTGAGCGCCGAGCTCTTCACCGCCGGGTTCACCCTCGGCACGTACACGGTCACCACCACCTGCGGCGACGGCAGCAACGGCGGCACGGCCAGCTTCACCGTGACCCCGATCGGCGGCGCGCAGGCCGGCGCCGGCGGCCGGGACGGCGACACCGGCGTGCTGGTCGCGGGCGGCGCCCTGGCCGCCGCGGCGGTCGCCGGCGGGACGTACGTGCTGGTGCGCCGCCGCCGGCGCGGGACCGCCGTCGCCTGACGGCCCCGCCACACCATCCCTGAGCGGGTGCCCGCGCCGGTCGGACCGGCGCGGGCACCGCGTCCACGACGGACGGAGGTGGGACCCTGTCGTCGCAGCGCCACCGGGCGGGCGGTCCGTCGAGAACCCGCACCGCCGTCATCGTCGCCGCGGTCACCCTGGCGGGCGCCACCGGCGCCGGACTGGTCGCCGCCGGCCTCGGCACCACCTCGACCCCGCCGCCCCAGCCGGGCGCCTCGGCGGCGCCGACCGTCGAACCCTCCGGCGCCACCGGCCCGGTGCTCCCCCGCGCCGAGCCGGTCCGCGTCACCATCCCGCGGATCGGCGTCGACGCCGACATCGTCCCGGTCGCCACCGACGAGAACGGCGCGCTGGAGGTGCCACCGCTGGACCACCCGGAGATCGCCGGCTGGTACCGCCGTGGCCCGACGCCGGGCGAGGCCGGCAACGCCGTGCTGGTCGGGCACGTCGACTCGCTGCGCGGCCCGGCGGTCTTCTTCGACCTCGGCCGGCTGCGCCCCGGCGACACCGTCGAGGTGACCCGGGCCGACGGGCGGGTCGCGGTGTTCACCGTGGACGGTGTCGGGGCGTACCCGAAGGAACATTTCCCCACCGAGCGGGTGTACGGGGGCGGCGCCGAGGCCCGGCTCCGGCTCATCACCTGCGGTGGACGGTTCAACCCGCGCACCGGGAGCTATCCGGACAACATCGTGGTCTTCGCCACCGCGTCCCGCTGACGCGGGCCGGACAGTCCCACGCCGCCGGCAGGCCGTACGGTAGGCCGTCAGTTCCTCGGCGGGCGGAGGTGCGCGGTGGGCCGGTCGGCGGCACGGACCCGGTGGGGCGGGCGCCTGCTGCCCGGCCTCCTGACCCGCCTGCTCGGACGCGCCGACGGGGCGGCCGGCCCGGCGCCCCGGCGGGCGAATCCGGACGCCGTGGTGGACTGCGCGGTCTACGTGGCCGGGCGGCGGGAGCCGGGCCGGCCGCACTACGCCGACGCGTACGACCGGGCCCGCCGGACCCGGCGCGCGTTCGTCTGGCTCGGGCTGCACGAGCCCGGCGCGGCCGTGATGGCCGCGGTCGGGCGGACCTTCGGGCTGGACGAACTGGCCGTGGCGCAGGCCCTCGCCGACGGGCACCGCCCCACGGTGCAGCGGCACGGCGACGTGACGCTGCTGGTGCTGCGCACGGCCGGCTACGTGGAGCACACCGAGCTGACCGCCACCTCCGAGGTGATCGACACCGGCGACGTCATGGTGTTCCTCGGCGACCGGTTCGCGCTCACCGTCCGGCACGGCGCGACCGGCGCGCTGACCCCGGTGCGGGAGGACGTGCAGCGCCGGCCGGGCGTGCTGGCCGAGGGGCCGTGGGCGGTGGCGTACGCGGTCTGCGCCCGGATGGTCGACCTCTACCTGGAGGTCGCGGGGCACCTGGAACGGGACCTGGAACGGGTCGAGGAGAGCGTCTTCGCCCGCGACCGGGACGCCGACATCCAGCACATCTACCAGCTCAAGCGGGAGGTGGTGGAGTTCAAGCGGGCGGTGCTGCCGTTGCAGGCGCCGCTGCGGGTGCTGCTGGAGCAGCGGGGCGGGGGCCCGCCGCCGGGGCTGCACCGCTGGTTCGCCGACGTGGAGAGCCGGCTCACCCGGGCGGTGGACCGCATCGGCTCGTACGACGACCTGCTCAACTCGATCCTCCAGTCCCGGCTGGCGCAGCTCGCCGTCGAGCAGAACAACGACATGCGCAAGATCGCGGCGTGGGCGGCGATCGCCGCGACGCAGACCGCCGTGGCCGGCGTCTACGGGATGAACTTCACGCACATGCCGGAGCTGGGCTGGCGCTACGGCTACGCGGGGGCGCTGCTGCTCATGGCGGCGGCCGCGGTCACCCTGCACCGGCTGTTCCGCCGCTCCGGCTGGCTCTGAGGAGTCACGCGCCCTCCAGGTCGGACAGCTCGGCGTCGAGCAGCCCGGCCAGCCGGGCCACCCGGCCCGGGTCGGACTCGGCCGTGATGCCCCGGCTGGGCATCTCCACGGTCATGAGCAGGTAGAGGTGCAGCCGGTAGAGCCCGAGCCGGCGGCGCGCCCCGGCGTCCAGCGGGAACGGCGCGGCCGCCCGGTAGGCCCGCACGAGGGGGTCGTCCGGCTCGTCCTCGGCGCGCCGGAACAACAGCGGCGACACCAGGTCCAGCAGGGGGTCGCCCCAGAGGTGGCGCTCGCCGTCGACCAGCCCGGTGAGCCGGGGCGTCCCGTCGGGGTCGTCGAGCGCGAGGACGTTGCCGGCCCAGCCGTCGAAGTGCAGCAGCGCCGGGCGGCGGACCGCGTCGAGGACGCCGGCGTGCCGGTCGACCAGCTCGCGGATCCGGGCCGCCGGCACGGGCAGCGGCACCGACCAGTCGGCCGCGTCGGCGAGCAGGTCGTCCAGCATGGCCGTGTACGCCCCGCGCCAGGTGGGCGCGCTCGCCCGGCCGCCGTCGTAGCCGTAACGGCCGCCGGTGACGCCGTGCAGCGCGGCCAGCGCCCGGCCGAGCTCGGCCCGGAGCGGGCCTACCTCGGCGCCGGCCTGGCTCAGGTCCCACAGGGTGCGCCCGGGCAGCAGGCCGGTGAGCAGCCAGTCGCCGAGCACCGTGTCGCGCCCGTGGTGCAGCAGCGGCGGCACGGGCACCGCGGGCGCCCGCGCGGCGACCAGCCGCAGGTAGCGCGCCTCCGCGCCGATCATGTCCCGCTCGTAGCGCAGCAGCGGCACGTGCGGCGGCGGGCCCACCTTCAGCGCCACGGCCCGCCCGTCGTCGAGGGTCGCCCACCAGACGGCGGCGAACCCGCCGCCGGTCAGCGGCCCGCAGTCGGTCACGCCCGCCGTGGGGCCGAGCGACGCCGCCACGTAGCGCCGGACCTGATCCGGGTCGAGGAGGCGTTGGGTCGGGCTCATCTCCCGCACCACGCTAGCGGGCCGGCCGGGCCGGCGCTGTCCCGGAATCCGCCGGGCGGGGTTCCGTAGGCTGGCGCGCATGATGTGGCGGCGGTACGTGGCGATCGGCGACAGCACCACCGAGGGTCTGGACGACCCGGACGAGGCGGGCGGCTACCGGGGCTGGGCCGACCGGTTCGCCCTCGCGGTGGCCCGGGCCCAGGGCGGCCTGGAGTACGCGAACCTGGCCATCCGCGGCCGCACCACCGCGCGGATCCGGAGCGAGCAGCTGCCGGTGGCGCTGGAGCTGGCGCCCGACCTGGCGACCGTGGTGGCCGGCATGAACGACGTGCTCCGGCCGTCGTTCGACGCCGATCGGGTGGTCGAGGACGTGCGCGCCATGCAGAGCGCGCTGGTCGGCCAGGGCGCGACCGTGCTCACCTTCACCCTGCCCGACCCGGCGCCGGTGATGCCGCTGGCCCGCCCGCTGCGCGGGCGGGTGCTGGCGCTCAACGAGGCGGTCCGGGCGGCCACCGCGGAGACCGGGGCGACCCTGCTCGACCTGGGCGCGCACGCGGTGTCCTCGGACCCCCGGCTGTGGAGCGACGACCGGCTGCACGCCAACACCGCCGGCCACGAGCGGATCGCCGCGGCGCTCGCGCACACCGCC is from Micromonospora terminaliae and encodes:
- a CDS encoding MFS transporter, with translation MTGTDRLDGRFARLWTASTMSALGSGMATVAAPLYVASQTDDPLTVSAGAAVAWLPWLLFALPGGVLVDRVDRRRLMVVIDWVRVAALAVLAAALVTGRAGVPLLYVVLFVVNTGEVVFRTAAQAVVPAVVPRSRLERANGWLGGGTQIMQNMVAGPLGGFLFVVAAAIPFAVNAGTYALSAVLVGLLAGSYRGAPGAGGRRSVRAEVAEGFRWLLSQRLLRTMALLIGLLNVTLTAALAVLVLLATDRLGLGSVGYGALFTCMAVGGLLGSAVGDRLIAAITATWTVRVGLLIEAGLHLALAASRDAVVVGVALFAFGVHSALWNIVANSLRQRLTPPALMGRVGSTTLFIAAGGNCVGALLGGVLADRFGITAPYWVGLVVAVAVIGTTWRVFDRATVAAAYAEPAPDGRDTPAAVA
- a CDS encoding pyridoxamine 5'-phosphate oxidase family protein, producing MPVTNPWLAGPAPTARLDRDRLEERILHLLSTQNMCVLATAGPDGPLATPVRYFHLDFTLMFTAVADSPKMRNLAADPRVSIGVFAPLVGQASSRGAQVFGRARVLHPGDPGFDRHWPAYRWQSDHVERSRSLDEPPAGPLVVVPAERIVYTEHWLRREGYAPRQFWRAAGPR
- a CDS encoding nicotinate phosphoribosyltransferase codes for the protein MTGLRTDLYELRMAASYLRRGMTEQATFSLFVRRLPHRRGFLVAAGLAEALAFLEDFAFDDTELGHLRDVLGFDEPALTALAGLRFTGDVWAVPEGRVVFADEPLLEVTAPIAEAQLVETGVLNLITFHTTVATKAARCRLAAGGAQLVDFAFRRTHGIEAGAGVARASAIAGFAATSDVEAAMRYGIAPSGTMAHSYVEAFPDERAAFRAFAADFPTNPIFLVDTYDTPAGVRAAVDVVTELGLTGPLGVRLDSGDLGALAREARAILDEAGLRQATIIASGSLDEDVIAGLVAQGAPIDGYGVGTKMGVSYDAPSLDSAYKLVAYGDRPVLKLSPGKATLPAAKQVFRAPTGAAGDVVGLRDEPPPDGREPLLVQVMRGGRRLDTADPAEAVRAARGRFDADLDWLPEPARRLTDPAPPTVTVSPALAALHERVAARLGRH
- a CDS encoding DinB family protein — encoded protein: MRVPFPEPGPSSDVPALFLTYLDYYRDTVADRVAGLTDAQVRTALVPSGWTPAELLKHLAFMERRWLVWGFLGEPVPDPWGDRADDRWHVAPGETVAGLVATLHEGGRRTREIVEATPLDSPAALGGRFTDPARRPTLAAILFHVLQEYSRHAGHLDIARELADGRTGE
- a CDS encoding ArsR/SmtB family transcription factor yields the protein MDDVFRALADTSRRRLLDRLNLRNGQSLRELSAGLDMTRQSVSKHLAVLEAAGLVTTTRQGREKLHHLNAAPINAVADRWIGRYDRARAQALADLRTALEGQPVTSPTFVYTTYIRTTPERLWTALTAPEFTRRYWGGVTLVSDWRPGSPLLWQDTPDAEPKDLGQRVLEAEPYRRLAYTWHGFQPEHAAHFGWSDEEFAARLGERRSKVTFDLAPHGETVRLTVTHDDFSPDSEMHRAISGQLTGSGGWPELLASLKSLLETGAPLPEPVAAD
- a CDS encoding DUF6069 family protein, which encodes MDTTIAPAVPAARPARRRDRALAVLATTAATLTGWVAAVPVAGVDPVVRTGGTEQSVTAVAVGASTLLAGLAAWALLALLERFTARARAAWTGVAGLVLLVSLLGPLGGGAGTAATLTLVALHLVAAAVLVPLLRRTARR
- a CDS encoding sensor histidine kinase encodes the protein MNSRPHPRNLLLLDGGFAAVMLTIALAVLLAPGTPPASAGGTAAAAGLAAVQASCLLWIRRRPGYALAVAALAGVGLEVLCPPLGWLGLVNVPLAYVARLRPPRFSLVALGLLLLPTPWELVTGGWRDLLFAWTALGLGWALGELQRGHFQRRHDRQRQVLARERERISRELHDVVAHHVAVIAVQAAAAEDVFDAYPERARAALGAIHTAARSALTELRSMLHALAADDGTDPDGPQPGLAQLDALADAVRAVGLEVTLDRDAGAEALPGGVQLSAYRIVQESLTNALRHSHASRADVSVRYGDGVLSLAVVDDGTGPPRRIGAGAGRGIVGMRERARLLGGTLEAGPLPSGGFRVAARLPVAAERAPRTEVAQ
- a CDS encoding response regulator; its protein translation is MVIDARPDLTVVGEAADGVEAVAVANRTRPDVVLMDVRMPRQDGIAATRELVSGGNPARVVMLTTFDLDEHVYAALRAGASAFLLKDTRPADLAEAVRVVARGEALLAPTVTRRLLDRFADRLPGASGDRGRLAALTAREVEVLTLAARALSNAEIAERLYLSTATVKTHVSAILTKLGLRDRIQAVVFAYDVGLVRPEPPPR
- a CDS encoding class F sortase, encoding MSSQRHRAGGPSRTRTAVIVAAVTLAGATGAGLVAAGLGTTSTPPPQPGASAAPTVEPSGATGPVLPRAEPVRVTIPRIGVDADIVPVATDENGALEVPPLDHPEIAGWYRRGPTPGEAGNAVLVGHVDSLRGPAVFFDLGRLRPGDTVEVTRADGRVAVFTVDGVGAYPKEHFPTERVYGGGAEARLRLITCGGRFNPRTGSYPDNIVVFATASR
- a CDS encoding magnesium and cobalt transport protein CorA: MGRSAARTRWGGRLLPGLLTRLLGRADGAAGPAPRRANPDAVVDCAVYVAGRREPGRPHYADAYDRARRTRRAFVWLGLHEPGAAVMAAVGRTFGLDELAVAQALADGHRPTVQRHGDVTLLVLRTAGYVEHTELTATSEVIDTGDVMVFLGDRFALTVRHGATGALTPVREDVQRRPGVLAEGPWAVAYAVCARMVDLYLEVAGHLERDLERVEESVFARDRDADIQHIYQLKREVVEFKRAVLPLQAPLRVLLEQRGGGPPPGLHRWFADVESRLTRAVDRIGSYDDLLNSILQSRLAQLAVEQNNDMRKIAAWAAIAATQTAVAGVYGMNFTHMPELGWRYGYAGALLLMAAAAVTLHRLFRRSGWL
- a CDS encoding phosphotransferase family protein; the encoded protein is MSPTQRLLDPDQVRRYVAASLGPTAGVTDCGPLTGGGFAAVWWATLDDGRAVALKVGPPPHVPLLRYERDMIGAEARYLRLVAARAPAVPVPPLLHHGRDTVLGDWLLTGLLPGRTLWDLSQAGAEVGPLRAELGRALAALHGVTGGRYGYDGGRASAPTWRGAYTAMLDDLLADAADWSVPLPVPAARIRELVDRHAGVLDAVRRPALLHFDGWAGNVLALDDPDGTPRLTGLVDGERHLWGDPLLDLVSPLLFRRAEDEPDDPLVRAYRAAAPFPLDAGARRRLGLYRLHLYLLMTVEMPSRGITAESDPGRVARLAGLLDAELSDLEGA
- a CDS encoding SGNH/GDSL hydrolase family protein, whose product is MMWRRYVAIGDSTTEGLDDPDEAGGYRGWADRFALAVARAQGGLEYANLAIRGRTTARIRSEQLPVALELAPDLATVVAGMNDVLRPSFDADRVVEDVRAMQSALVGQGATVLTFTLPDPAPVMPLARPLRGRVLALNEAVRAATAETGATLLDLGAHAVSSDPRLWSDDRLHANTAGHERIAAALAHTAGLPGYDDSWSHPLPVAPRRRRREAVRAELAWTRRHLLPWLGRHLRGRSSGDDRVAKRPVPLPVELPAS